The Cygnus olor isolate bCygOlo1 chromosome 2, bCygOlo1.pri.v2, whole genome shotgun sequence genome contains the following window.
TTTATCTGGGGTGGCTCTTAACTGGGTTGATGTTGGAGCTGTCAGAAGACAGCTTCAGAGATTTCTGCTGATACTCCTAGAGGATAAAACAGGTTTATCCATATATTCTTCGTTTGTTAGCCTTTGTATATTGCATTATGGGAATGCATTCTTTATAATTAATTGCTTATTCTGTCTGAGGTGTTGGCTAAAGTAACATTTCTCCAcgcacagaaaaagaataatgttGGAGATGTTTGTGATGGTAGGAGAGCAAATGGGGATGACAATTAAGTCTCAGGCCCTGAGGTCCCTTATTCCTTCTGGAGTATGTATTTAGAGAACTCAAGCCTGGCATAGTTTGCTGTGCCAAATCATTGAATCCTGGAGTGCCCCAGTGGGGCCGTTCATTGCCTATGGTGGATGCTGCCCGCATGGCACCTGGGGTTGGACCTTTGGAAAGATCCCCAGGGTCTGGTTCCTTTGGAAAGCTGCTGACTCGGGACTTGCTGGCTTAAAGACCATTTACTGCAGGTAACAGGTTGGCTGTTTGCTGATACTACATCATTGCTTGAGGTTACACAAATGTGTGTTACAATTACCCAAGATTGTCTTGAGGTGTCACTTAAAGATAAATGCGTTATGTGTTATGATTATAatgtaatgtatatatataatataatgtatatataattataatataatgtatataaGTGTTATGATTATAATGCTGGTTACTGTATTAAGCTCTGGTCTTGtaaggaattttgtttttaatatgttacaTATTGTGTTCCTAGAGACAAACAGGGAGTGTAAGTAGTAACATGAGGTTTGATAAGGAGTTGGAGAGGTAAAGAACaagtatgttatttttattggtaTATGAGAAAACTTGTTGGCAAAGaagtacttttttgtttgtttatgaatGAATATTACTACTGTTGCAGTCTCAGCTTTTTCatcaagaaagggaaaaactttAATTTGCTAATGAAAACCATGTAGTTTTTGTGCTACTTTGGCATCCTGACCATTGTGTTGGCCACGTCATCCTGTTTTACtcattgaaaagaaataattattttcagtttttttaaCCTTCACAGAAAAGCTATTAATGATGGGAATTCTTGGGAGTATTCAGTGTTGTCAGAGACATAGATAGAAAATACTATAGTTTTTTATAGGTTTCAACAGCAGTCATAACACAATATTACTTGATGTGCATAGTTACTTTTATGCTAACGTAGTTTTTCCTATagtttctctgatatttttagctagtatttgttttcctaaaatcaCTTACACATGATACTTTCACTTTCAGTTCTGATGAGCTGCTAATAGCCCTTTGAGTAAgctattttctaattttttcactttcaattCTGGTATCTCAGTTAAGTTCTGCTATGTGGTTTTTtacttgtaaagaaaaaaggtaacaaATTATGTTGTTGCTTCTGCATAATAAATTAGTATagtaaacataaaaataaattaaaacaaagatggTAGAATGGAAGAGTAAGGATAGTATAGCagtaaaaaaaagagaagtgccATCCTGATCTTGCATCTCTAAGATGCATGCAAAACTAACAGATGTATAACATGTGCCATCTGCTTAtgttaaagggaaaataatggtATTAATTGTAAATGTAGCCTTAAAATTAAGGGGTAGTTCTCATCATGCattatgaaaatgttcattAGACTTGAGGGCAGTGAAGGAGTGCAGTTCTTAGCAGTTAACCTGgcttattttaacaaaaaccTTTACTTTTCACTCATACTAGTTAATACTATTAATCAAGTAAAATCTTCAGTTCTCCAGGATAAATTTGGATATTCAGTTATCTATTTGGAAGCTTGAGTTACTGCCATAACTgtgaagtgtttaaaaaaaaaactattttaaatcttGGCTacttttcaggggaaaaaaaaaatcttgtttgtaACTTTTTTATGGGTCTGTATAAAAAATTGACTTAGCTAAATTTTTTGCTTTAGCAGTAGGAGTTGAGTGAAAGTGAATGTATGTGGTTAAgaagccaaaaacaaacaaaaaaaccttttccttcaCACAGAGTCAGAAGGCATGAGGAGAAAGTATATCACAAATTTACTAATGTGGATTCttatctcaggaaaaaaaatatttccctatGAAAAGTTTTGACCTTTCAGTAAACTTACAATAAGAGGATTGTGAGTCTGGTGTCACAGGAAATTCATGGCAATGAGTATTGTTTCTGTTCAGGGGGAGAGAGGACAGAACAGATGGCAGAGCTTTCTGCAGAGTTTTTACTTGGTTTCAAAATCTTGTTCCTTTCTGTGAAGGAGCAACACAAGTCCTTGGGTACAGAGCATGGGTTTTACTGGAGGCTGGTATGAGAGAACCTGGTTTCCTCTCGCCTTTGCTGTGTTCCTATACTGAAATGTTCCTTGCGTAGAGTGgctaaatgaaatgttttgttttagtaggcagatgttttagaaaatatgtGGCTATTATCAAGCTAACTGATATATGTGACTTGTAGAAGAAGGTTTAGTGGCTGGTATTTGAAACACAGGTATAGAAGTAGTTGCAAAGCATTTTCTGGCTGAAAATGTTCAGCAGTACGGTATAGCTGGGGAGAAGCAGGTTCATCCATGATTCTTACTGTGAAAGAATTCCACGTTTGTGTTCTTAACATAAAGCTTCCTAGTGCTTTCAGTACTTCATCGTAAAAgtgttttgcacagaaatgtgTTGCAAGTTTGTCTAACTTCCAAGTTTGTTCACTTGTCTAAGTGTTTATAATTTCTAATTTTGGGGTGACTAGAAGGGGAGGGAGCTGTGTTCCAGAGCTGAGGCTGGTACTGACTGGAGAGAGTCATTGCAGCAACTTTCACACAAAAAGCTGGGCAAACAGGAGAGGGAGTTGAGGACAGTGAAGATGCTCTGTGCTAAATCTGCTTGGAACCATCCCTTCAGCCATCCCTCTCGTGTCTGCCTTTTCCTCAGCAGTGATGTGTTTGCACTGGAGActcccttccccaccttttcttttcccacatcTCCGTGTATCCTTGGGTTTGTCTAGTGCTGTGTTACAAATCAcgtctgcttttcttcttgtgccATGCCTGTTTTCTTGCCTAGTGGAGTTGAAACGCTGTTTTTACTTGGGATGGAAGGGTGGGAAGcgtttctgtttccattttgtgGTTTACTGAAAGACAGCCCACACAGGAGGAGACAAAGTTCTGTTCTTGAATTTCAAGAAGTTACTACCCCAGAGTTACAGAAGCTTGGCTGATGTGATTTGTATTGCGGGATGTATAGCTTAATCTTCTGAGTGTTTTgcataaaattaacatttctgtgcatttccttgAAACTTGAGACCTTCATCAGCTCCTTCTAGGAGCTtcattttgggaagaaaaaaaaaaatgttctaattGAGTGTATCAGTATATTCCAGTTTTATAAGAAATTGAACCTGAGAATCTTTTTAAAACACCTTATAGACAGTAGGGACACAGCAGCTGAATTCATCTGTAGAACAGCTGTATACTTGCTTTACAGAATATTCACTACAGTATTCAGGGTTTTTAATGGACTTTTAACCTTTTGGTAATGCCAGTCTGGGATGTGCTGAGAGCACGTCCTGTGAGGATTCCTCCCTCTCCTGTGCGGaaaggctgaggacacttggttGTCTagccaggagaagaggaggccagGAGGCAACCTCCTTGCTCTTTTCCCATTGCTTCCCAAGGAAGGGAAGTGCAGAGGGAAGTGCCAGTCTCTTGACCTTGTCACCAATGCCAGGACATGTGGGAACGGCACAAAGCTGTGTAGAACTTCCTTTAAGTTGGGTTACTTTTGAGTGTTTAAATCAGAAACCTTAAAGATGTACATCATGCTTTCTATTTATGCCTGTTTGATACAGCAACATAGAGAATGGAGTCTTCTACATCTAGACAGTGCTCTCTTATTCCCACCTGTCtatatgaaaatttatttcccttGTTTCACAAACCTTAGCGAATGAAGAGGGCATAGGTGTatcttttttttgaaacattttttagaaTCTACATACCAAATGCTCCTAGTTGTCAGTTTATGGCGAAACAAAAAACTGACTTGGTAAGCAGAAATTGCATAGTGGATTTTTGGTGCTTTGGTGACTAATATAGATACCTTTGTTTACTTAGAAATTCTTCCTATATGGATCATCCTTCAAGTGATGGTGAGCCTGGAAGAAGACTACTCTAAGCAAACCCAGGATGAATAGGGTGCCAAATGATGCAGAAAATGCTCACAGTAGCAGTGTGGAATCCTGTCCATCCTTGCGAGATGTCCACTCTATCAACCCGGCACAGCTGATGGCAAGGATTGAGTCCTACgatggaagagagaagaaaggcatATCAGATGTCAGAAGgactttctgtttgtttgttacaTTTGATCTCTTATTCATAACCTTGCTGTGGATAATAGAATTAAATGTGAGTTGTCTTTTCAGTACCTCTAGACTTTATTTGCTTCAGGAGTGGTTAACAAGCTTTCTGTCCCAACTGTCATTGAAACTAAGgcagtttctcatttttaatgttttgtgaaCTTGATATCTACTTTTATCATTAGAATACATAGTTTTTATTCATATAATTAAACCTTTTGATGTTCCTCTAGTCTATGAACAATGCTGAGGAAACCATTGGAAGTCCAGTGAACTTCTCAGGCAGCAAGTAAACAGAAGTATTACTATAGTTGTTTGAATTTGGCAAGTAGGGTGAATTTTATCAGTATTAAGAGTTTTCATTCTCCTGAGTAGCTCAGTGACTGAAGTGTTAAACAGACTTAAATGGCAAAAACCTTTCTTTTGTAGTGCtatattttctgagaaacttAGTATAACGTATGTTGTTTGTGGTAGGGTATATTGAAACAACATAAACTCCCACAGTTGCTACCTTTTAACTGCAGCATTTGTAATTTGGAAGACAAGGTAGTTCTTAGGAAATTTCTGGAAAGAAGTAGGGCAGAAGGTTTGTTACTGTTTGATCACTAGCATTCTAGTTTTGGAGCTGAGTTTTAAGCTATAAcctaagaaataatttatgaaagggcacaaatgaaaaaatgggAGGAATCCCTTTTCTAGATAATAAAGTTCTTGggttaacattttttttgtcatcattcCGTTACAAGATAAATAACCTTGGTTATTGATCTGACATTATGAAGTTTTAGGAATCATCTGTCCTAATAGTTTGATATACtgaaaaatctatttcctgATTTAATTTGAGAAAGCAAACTTTGCCTGCCTGAATGCTGTAATTTTGTGACTTCGACTTCTGTTATCTCCTTAGGTGGAAAGACTGTTGTATCTGGTGCATTATGTCAGCTGgctcaaaagaaaacatagaaTTCTGATACTTCATTTTGGCTAGTTTTAGTATCTGGTTTTGTAATTCTTGTTGGGGATTCAGAATACAGATTTTCATATTATTGCTCTCAGTATGTTTAAGACTATAGAAAATGCCATAAACTcctggtgttttattttgaatgctgCAGCATTAAGGATCTCAAGATCCCAGCAGTTAgcagttttctttgtgaaaagcCTTTCTTTAGGGGGAACTTATGAACCCTAAGCCTTGTAGTGTCAGATGTCAGCAAGAATGAAGAATGATGTATTGCGTTCATAAATCATAATATTCAGAGCTATCTGGGATCTTGACACACAgtttttttgtgctgttttttaaactgagttttgtttgttgggAAGCTAAATAGCATTGTGTTAGGATTGTCCTCCACTGGTATGTAACTAATAGGACTTCAGAATTGCTGCCAGAGTTCCTGTATTTATGGTTTTCCTATTGTCCCTGTTATCCAATGTGCTtaagcaaaacctttttttttaagcacttcagGGAGTAGCTTCCTTGGTAGTTTGAGCAAACGCTGTATCAAGGCTGTCATGGTTCTCTGTTCATCCTTGTGTTAATGTGGTGCTCATGCAACCATATGTTGAACAGTTTGCTGAATTGTCTCAGAACTCAGTCATCAGCCAGTGCTGATGTCTTGTGTTCTTTTATTctgtggtgtgttttgttttattctatgGGAGAGGGCTGAGACAGCATGTCTGCaactggagagaaagaaaagactagGCAGTCCCTATTTAAATTGACCTCAAGTGCCATGCAACAGCATTCTGTGTGTTACTTTGCATGTATCTTCCCTTCTATTTCCTCCTAAGTGCTTTCCAAAGGCTTATGAGTCTACATACAGTTTCCATCACTCTAGAATCTTCCTTCTTTATGGTGGAAATAAATGACCATACCTGGTGCAGTTGAGTAAACAATGGGAAGCTATATTTAAAAAGCTGTCTGCTAGTTATAGAGGGGAGggggataagaaaaaaaaaaaaaacacagaataaatttGGAGTTGGCTTGTAtagtcacaggaaaaaaaaaatctaaaatatccGGCAATGTAGTTGGGAAAAGAATGTGAAAGTGTCTACACTGTACTGCTTTGAGATGGTGAGCATATATTGGGATGCTTTAGTGTACCTACTTTCTTTGAAAGAATAACAGAAATCAAACTTAAGATTAAAGCTTTTTGTTGATGTTATTTTCCACTGCTCTTATGTAACTATTTCATGCAGTCCTTAATTATCTGATTTAATGTTAAAATCAAACAGCCTTTGGAATAAGATATGAACATTAAGGTTCTTCGCTCCCAACTAAGACACTCTTGTTTTCTGACCCAATGCATCCTAAATTATTCTCTTAGTAACCCATTTTGGACAGGAAAGTGATTAGTACTTCCATGTGAAAGAAACATGGTGGCTAAGGAAGATGTAATTATGAATCTCCTCaagcaaatgaaagaattaaGACTGGGTCTTAAACCATTCTCTCACAAATAACTAATGATCACAGCTTCTGTGCTCTTTACAGtgtatttctttggttttgctcAGTTCTCTGGAAACAAATAGCACAtatgctgtgaagaaaaaggtCTGGAGTGTTAATTCAGTTCTTTGAATTCAAGTGCTGAAGCATCAGAGAAGAGATTTTTAGTATTTCCCATTTGCTAGAATGTGACTAATGAGCTAATTTCTGGGTGCCTTCCTGATCAGCTGTTTAGATTCTTCTGAGACATAAAATTCTTAGTAAATTTTTGTAAGAGAAgttgtatttaatttctctttccctcagCAACTCGTTTGCTTTTATTACAGGACAGTCTGAAATGTAGCTTGCGTAGGTCAGGTTATTAACAGTGATAATCctaaatgttttgattttgtaaagcattctcattgtttttttgttattataaTCTTGAAAATTATATTCTTAGCATAGATTTCCTCTGTTTAGTTTCATGATTGTTTGTGCATCCATCAGAAACTATTAATTTACACTTcacatttgtgtgttttctggCTTCAGTATCTTCTGTTCTAAAGCTATGTGTGGCGTTGTTCCCTTGTAGGTGAAGGGAGGTATTGAAACTACATTAGAGAAAGAAGTTCTACAATATGACTACTCTTCTtcatattttgatatatttgtaagtatccttaaaaaaaagggggggggggggagagggtgagaaaagcaaattagagttttcccagtttcttccttccccagttGTTCCCTAGTTTGAGTCCTGTGAAAGGGTTGATCTCTTCTTGATAATTAAAACCAGAAGGGCTTGTGCCAAATTTCACCTGTGTTGGGGTTGCTTGGTCCTTCTTTGGCAGCAAGTTTTCATGGAGCCTGTTGATAAAGATGCTTTGGCATGCTTCTgctttggggaggagggggaagtgAAAAATTCCGTCATGTGAGACTAAtctaacataaaaataattcattaagaGGTGAAGACCAGTAGTCCTTCAGctgtaaaatcattttgtttaaactgacatttttgtCCTTTCACATAAATAAGTTCGAAGTGAGGAGAGAGACTTGTTACCAGGTTGGCCTGTATAGGTCAGGTTTCTTTCAGACTTCTCTGTTTTAACATTGTACTAAAAACAGGTGACATGAAGTATGGTGTTCTCCTTTCCTATGTATAAGTTTCTTAGGTGCATGGAAGGAGCTCTTCTGCCTCAGtaagtttttctctctttcagcaAGGTTGTAGCTCTGTAGTTGCAAAGTATTTTGCACTGCATAGACAAAGTTACTGATCTCCAATGAAAGTTATCTCTTTATGGTTCTTGTAAAGGGCCCCATTCCTTTTGTGTGATTGTTAACTCTACCAGATCTTGTTTGCCTGGTAGAGATAAATTGTTTTAGTTACTTAATACTGATTACTATATCTAGAATATCTctttgaaactgttttctgatgcagaagcaagtttttttgtttgccatGTCAAATGGAATGAGATACTGGATACAAAAATGTCATAAGCTAGGAAACTAtactgcttctctttttctctcatcATTATTTTGCTGGCTGCTTTCCATGATGTTTactgtagaaatgaaaaaaaaaatgttatatgtaAATCTCGATTCTCCAAAGACTATTTTGCCCTGTAGTTGAACCAAGGGTTAAAAACTTCTAATGAGAAATAATAGATTTCTATTCCCCAGGAAAGGACTGGGTCATTGAATTCTGCAAAATAAGTTGTGGATTTATAcaggatttcttctgtttctgctacAAATGTCCGAAACATATTTGCATAGTATTAAATGGATTCATTGTAACTCTGGCAATATCTGTCCCTGacctctcttcattttttagtgttttgttttcacatttttaaaattggatGCAATCTAATATTAAAGAATAAACAGGGAAACTGAAGGTTATGGTCAGTAATCTCATCTGTCTGCTattgatttcatttcttctggcTGAGAAATTGCATAATTTATCTtcaccttaaaaatatttgtaactgCTTGCTTCTGCAGGCATCTCCATAAAGAATAATTAATCATTGCAAAATTGATATTTCAGTAAATGTCTAAACAATAAGTAagtagaaaattgtttttaaaaaattctcatcttcccattgcattttttaaatctttacagTTCTTAATGATAGTATTGGCACAGTAGTGCACTGGTAAGATTAGTGAGATGCACAGTGACGTTCAAGGTATTTGCTGGATTAACTGCATCCAGATTTAACTGCTTAGATTCCAGTCAGGTAAAATGATCATAAACATGTTTTGTGTAGCTTTCTTATGTTTCCAACTTATATTTGTGGAATTGCACatgcttttatatttgaatCTATGTAGGCATGTGAGTAGCATCAGctgtgtgctttaaaaatgggaaatgatattctttttctgttttaataagcAAATCCACCTCCAAATTTGTTTCTCAATAGCAGAACTTGGATTGCCCtgttataatttattttgtgagcAGTTGTGTTTTCAGTCAGCTGAGAATCTTGTGGTTCTTCTGTGTTCCTGAATTaaccaacaaatatttttttcctttctctataGCTACTGGCAGTCTTTCGATTTAAGGTGTTAATACTTGCATATGCAATGTGCAGACTGCGCCATTGGTGGGCAATAGCTGTGAGTAGTAGCCAAGCATGATGGAGTTTTAACTAAAATGGATCAAACGCATTTTTAGATGCCTCTTAACGTTTGTATGTTAAGAAATATCTTGATTCTGtatataaaaattcattttacagTAACAGACTAAACATGTCTGGAAGATTTTAAGCCTAAAGACAAGAATTTAATAGTATAGTGAGTGTGTTCCTTGTTAGATATCATGTTAACACAAATTGAAAACTAACTGAATCCAGCATGA
Protein-coding sequences here:
- the STARD3NL gene encoding STARD3 N-terminal-like protein isoform X2, whose product is MNRVPNDAENAHSSSVESCPSLRDVHSINPAQLMARIESYDGREKKGISDVRRTFCLFVTFDLLFITLLWIIELNVKGGIETTLEKEVLQYDYSSSYFDIFLLAVFRFKVLILAYAMCRLRHWWAIALFSQGAFGYVLPIISFILAWIETWFLDFKVLPQEAEEENRFLIAQDASERAALLHPGVLSDGQFYSPPESVAGSDEDSEEKQDSEKPVV
- the STARD3NL gene encoding STARD3 N-terminal-like protein isoform X4, producing MNRVPNDAENAHSSSVESCPSLRDVHSINPAQLMARIESYDGREKKGISDVRRTFCLFVTFDLLFITLLWIIELNVKGGIETTLEKEVLQYDYSSSYFDIFLFSQGAFGYVLPIISFILAWIETWFLDFKVLPQEAEEENRFLIAQDASERAALLHPGVLSDGQFYSPPESVAGSDEDSEEKQDSEKPVV
- the STARD3NL gene encoding STARD3 N-terminal-like protein isoform X1, whose amino-acid sequence is MNRVPNDAENAHSSSVESCPSLRDVHSINPAQLMARIESYDGREKKGISDVRRTFCLFVTFDLLFITLLWIIELNVKGGIETTLEKEVLQYDYSSSYFDIFLLAVFRFKVLILAYAMCRLRHWWAIAFTTAVTSAFLLAKVIISQLFSQGAFGYVLPIISFILAWIETWFLDFKVLPQEAEEENRFLIAQDASERAALLHPGVLSDGQFYSPPESVAGSDEDSEEKQDSEKPVV